One Halomonas sp. M4R1S46 genomic window carries:
- a CDS encoding c-type cytochrome: MAIAIALIVLAGGSVLFYFLSPWHLTPLASNWGAIDVTIGISFWVTGVVFLAISLFMAVALIRYRHRRHRRALYEPENKRLELWLTGITTLGIAALLAPGLFVWGDFVRVPDDAHEVEVVGQQWHWSFRFPGRDGVFGDARNALIDEANPFGLVADDPHGRDDVLVDRPGVLLPVDRPVKVLLRSKDVLHNFKVPAFRAKMDAVPGQVSYFWFTPTRTGEYQAVCAELCGVAHFAMRARVQVVEPERFDAWLAEQPTRGELIARGPGNPEAGKAHYAACQACHGAQGQGQQATNAPRLAGLDADYLRRQLHNFRVGARGTREGDSFGRQMRPFAQSLPDEAAIRDLAAYIETLPVTPTAATVDGDRRMGERLYRSCANCHGPQGQGRSAYRAPRLAGMSDWYLVRQLQHFRAGIRGRHPRDAYGNQMVDMAQVLVDDAAIRDVVAYIHDLPGTASAGARQPGVEE; the protein is encoded by the coding sequence ATGGCGATTGCGATTGCCTTGATCGTACTGGCCGGGGGCTCGGTGTTGTTCTATTTCCTGAGCCCTTGGCACCTGACACCCCTGGCGTCCAATTGGGGGGCCATCGATGTCACGATCGGCATTTCCTTCTGGGTGACCGGCGTGGTCTTCCTGGCGATCTCCCTGTTCATGGCCGTCGCCCTGATCCGCTATCGCCACCGGCGCCACAGGCGCGCCCTCTACGAGCCGGAGAACAAGCGGCTCGAACTCTGGCTGACCGGCATCACCACGCTGGGCATCGCTGCCCTGCTGGCCCCCGGGCTCTTCGTCTGGGGCGATTTCGTTCGGGTTCCGGACGATGCCCACGAGGTGGAGGTGGTGGGCCAGCAGTGGCATTGGAGCTTTCGTTTCCCGGGCCGGGACGGTGTCTTCGGCGACGCCCGCAATGCGCTGATCGACGAGGCCAATCCCTTCGGCCTCGTGGCCGATGACCCGCATGGCCGGGACGATGTGCTGGTGGATCGTCCCGGTGTGCTGTTGCCCGTCGACCGCCCGGTGAAGGTGCTGCTGCGTTCCAAGGATGTGCTGCACAACTTCAAGGTGCCGGCGTTCCGCGCCAAGATGGATGCGGTCCCGGGCCAGGTCTCCTACTTCTGGTTCACCCCCACGCGTACCGGTGAGTACCAGGCGGTGTGCGCCGAGCTGTGTGGTGTCGCGCACTTCGCCATGCGCGCCCGGGTACAGGTGGTCGAGCCGGAGCGTTTCGACGCCTGGCTGGCCGAGCAACCCACCCGTGGCGAGTTGATCGCCCGTGGTCCGGGAAACCCCGAGGCGGGCAAGGCGCACTATGCGGCCTGCCAGGCCTGCCACGGGGCCCAGGGCCAGGGCCAGCAAGCCACCAACGCGCCACGCCTCGCCGGCCTGGATGCCGACTACCTGCGCCGCCAGCTGCACAACTTCCGTGTCGGCGCCCGTGGCACCCGGGAGGGTGACAGCTTTGGTCGGCAGATGCGGCCCTTCGCCCAGTCGCTGCCGGACGAGGCGGCGATCCGCGACCTGGCGGCCTATATCGAGACGCTGCCGGTGACGCCCACGGCCGCGACCGTCGATGGCGATCGGCGGATGGGAGAACGGCTATACCGCAGCTGTGCCAACTGCCACGGCCCCCAGGGGCAGGGACGGTCTGCCTATCGGGCCCCGCGCCTGGCGGGCATGAGCGACTGGTACCTGGTGCGTCAGCTCCAGCACTTCCGCGCCGGCATCCGCGGGCGACATCCCCGGGATGCCTATGGCAACCAGATGGTCGACATGGCCCAGGTCCTGGTGGATGATGCCGCCATCCGTGACGTGGTGGCCTATATTCACGACCTTCCCGGTACCGCCTCGGCCGGGGCGAGACAGCCGGGCGTGGAGGAATGA
- a CDS encoding cbb3-type cytochrome c oxidase subunit I, whose product MHEREYDASSQAPPAEVEEMELVHPRTFLGKYVWSQDAKVIAVQYALTATAIGLVALVLSLLMRLQLGFPNSLSLIDPGSYLQYVTMHGMIMVVYLLTAIFLGGFGNYLIPLMCGARDMAFPYLNMLSYWVYLASVLILVAGFFVAGGSSGAGWTLYPPQSITPGTPGADAGIILMLVSLAVFIIGFTMGGLNYVVTVLQGRARGMTLMRLPLTVWGIFMATVMALLAFPALLVAVLMMLLDRTLGTSFFMPEMLSMGEGSDHRGGSPLLFQHLFWFFGHPEVYIVALPAFGIVSDLIAVHARKNIFGYRMMVWAIIIIGALSFVVWAHHMYVSGMSPYFGFLFATTTLVIAVPTAIKVYNWVLTLWRGNIHLTLPMLFAIGFLFTFVNGGLSGLFLGNVTVDVPLSDTYFVVGHFHMVMAVAPVLVIFGAIYHWYPKVTGRLLDTTLGKIHFWVTFLGTYAIYYPMHFIGLQGVPRRYYAYGETAFITDSVQSLNAFISIAAFVVALAQLLFLYNLAWSYFRGREAGPNPWRATTLEWQTPHTPPRHGNFGEELPVVYRWPYDYSVPGVKADFIPQNVPPEAVEREAPGGRGGGS is encoded by the coding sequence ATGCACGAACGCGAATATGACGCCAGCTCCCAGGCGCCCCCCGCCGAGGTCGAGGAGATGGAGCTCGTCCATCCCAGGACCTTCCTCGGCAAGTACGTCTGGAGCCAGGACGCCAAGGTCATCGCGGTCCAGTACGCGCTCACCGCCACCGCCATCGGCCTGGTGGCCCTGGTGCTGTCGCTGCTGATGCGCCTGCAACTGGGCTTTCCCAACAGTCTCTCGCTGATCGACCCGGGCAGTTACCTGCAGTACGTGACCATGCACGGCATGATCATGGTGGTCTACCTGCTCACGGCGATCTTCCTGGGTGGCTTCGGCAACTACCTGATTCCGTTGATGTGTGGCGCACGGGACATGGCCTTCCCGTACCTCAACATGCTCAGTTACTGGGTCTACCTGGCGTCGGTACTGATCCTGGTGGCCGGCTTCTTCGTGGCCGGTGGCAGTTCCGGCGCCGGCTGGACGCTGTACCCGCCTCAATCGATCACCCCGGGCACGCCGGGGGCCGACGCCGGTATCATCCTGATGCTGGTGTCGCTGGCGGTGTTCATCATCGGCTTCACGATGGGGGGGCTGAACTATGTGGTGACCGTGCTCCAGGGGCGGGCCCGAGGCATGACCCTGATGCGCCTGCCGCTGACGGTGTGGGGGATCTTCATGGCCACGGTGATGGCCCTGCTGGCCTTCCCGGCCCTGCTGGTGGCGGTGCTGATGATGCTCCTCGACCGGACGCTGGGCACCAGCTTCTTCATGCCGGAGATGCTGTCGATGGGGGAGGGCAGTGACCACCGCGGTGGCAGCCCGCTGCTGTTCCAGCACCTGTTCTGGTTCTTCGGTCATCCCGAGGTCTACATCGTGGCCCTGCCGGCCTTCGGCATCGTCTCGGACCTGATCGCCGTCCATGCCCGCAAGAACATCTTCGGCTACCGCATGATGGTCTGGGCCATCATCATCATCGGCGCGCTGAGCTTCGTGGTCTGGGCGCACCATATGTACGTGAGTGGCATGAGCCCCTACTTCGGCTTCCTGTTCGCGACCACGACGCTGGTGATCGCCGTGCCCACGGCGATCAAGGTCTACAACTGGGTGCTGACCCTGTGGCGGGGCAACATCCATCTCACCCTGCCCATGCTGTTCGCCATCGGTTTCCTGTTCACCTTCGTCAACGGCGGCCTCAGCGGGCTGTTCCTCGGCAACGTCACCGTGGACGTGCCGCTGTCGGACACCTACTTCGTGGTCGGCCACTTCCACATGGTGATGGCGGTGGCGCCGGTCCTGGTGATCTTCGGTGCCATCTACCACTGGTATCCCAAGGTGACCGGCCGTCTTCTCGACACGACGCTCGGCAAGATCCACTTCTGGGTGACCTTCCTGGGGACCTACGCCATCTACTACCCCATGCATTTCATCGGTCTCCAGGGCGTGCCGCGCCGTTACTATGCCTACGGCGAGACCGCCTTCATCACCGACTCGGTCCAGAGCCTGAACGCCTTCATCTCCATCGCGGCCTTCGTGGTGGCCCTGGCCCAACTGCTGTTCCTGTACAACCTGGCCTGGAGCTACTTCCGGGGGCGCGAGGCGGGCCCCAATCCCTGGCGGGCCACCACCCTCGAGTGGCAGACCCCGCACACCCCGCCGCGCCACGGCAACTTCGGCGAGGAGCTGCCGGTGGTCTATCGCTGGCCCTATGACTACAGCGTCCCCGGCGTGAAGGCCGACTTCATTCCGCAGAACGTGCCACCCGAGGCCGTGGAGCGTGAAGCACCCGGGGGACGGGGAGGCGGGTCATGA
- a CDS encoding cytochrome oxidase subunit III, with protein sequence MTLTLVLMAVLMGGIALWLFRQSLHVQPWVAESGPGRSVPAPMTAPRTGLGVFLAVVTSVFSLTISAYLMRREMGADWRSLTMPGVIWVNSALLVLASLALQLAWRAAGHGQEGRLWRALLAGGGLTLAFVAGQCVAWVRLEAAGYYLAANPANAFFYLLTVLHALHLLGGLVAWGRVLVRARGGTPAVQLRPSVELCALYWHFLLLVWGVILGLVLAT encoded by the coding sequence ATGACCCTCACCCTGGTGCTGATGGCGGTATTAATGGGGGGCATCGCCCTCTGGCTGTTCCGCCAGTCCCTGCATGTGCAGCCCTGGGTGGCCGAGTCGGGGCCCGGGCGCAGCGTGCCGGCCCCCATGACCGCGCCACGCACCGGCCTGGGGGTGTTCCTGGCGGTGGTGACCTCGGTGTTCTCGTTGACGATCAGCGCCTACCTGATGCGACGGGAGATGGGCGCCGACTGGCGCTCCCTGACGATGCCGGGAGTGATATGGGTCAACAGCGCCCTGCTGGTGCTGGCCAGCCTGGCCCTGCAACTCGCCTGGCGGGCCGCCGGACACGGGCAGGAGGGACGGCTGTGGCGGGCCCTGCTGGCGGGAGGCGGGCTGACGCTCGCCTTCGTGGCCGGCCAGTGCGTCGCCTGGGTGCGACTCGAGGCCGCCGGCTATTACCTGGCGGCCAACCCGGCCAATGCCTTCTTCTACCTGCTGACGGTCCTGCATGCCCTGCACCTGCTGGGCGGCCTGGTCGCCTGGGGGCGGGTGCTGGTGCGCGCCCGGGGCGGGACGCCAGCCGTACAGCTGCGCCCCAGTGTCGAGCTTTGCGCGCTCTATTGGCACTTCCTGTTGCTGGTCTGGGGCGTGATCCTCGGCCTGGTGCTGGCAACCTGA
- a CDS encoding heme-copper oxidase subunit III family protein has translation MAETTPRGPTLEPGLRGLVTDLASDQRAFKNVPWSKAMMWLFLLSDIFIFACFLVGYMQVRITTTASWPNASEVFALELGGQHVPLLLIAIMTFILISSSGTMALAVKFGYEQRRLATGVLLILTALLGASFVGMQAFEWTKLIGEGVRPWSNPWGAEQFGAAFFLITGFHGTHVSIGVLFLIIMAVKVMRGSLAAGRPGFLTRRRGRYEMVETLGLYWHFVDLVWVFIFAFFYLW, from the coding sequence ATGGCGGAGACGACGCCTCGAGGCCCGACCCTGGAGCCCGGCCTGCGAGGGCTGGTCACGGACCTGGCCTCCGATCAGCGTGCCTTCAAGAACGTGCCATGGAGCAAGGCGATGATGTGGCTGTTTCTGCTCAGCGACATCTTCATCTTCGCCTGCTTCCTGGTCGGTTACATGCAGGTGCGGATCACCACGACGGCGTCCTGGCCGAATGCAAGCGAAGTCTTCGCGCTCGAGCTCGGCGGGCAGCACGTGCCGCTGCTGCTGATCGCGATCATGACCTTCATCCTGATCAGCAGCAGCGGGACCATGGCCCTGGCCGTCAAGTTCGGCTATGAACAGAGGCGTCTGGCCACCGGCGTGCTGCTGATCCTGACGGCGCTGCTCGGGGCCTCCTTCGTCGGCATGCAGGCCTTCGAGTGGACCAAGCTGATCGGCGAGGGGGTCCGGCCCTGGTCCAACCCCTGGGGGGCGGAGCAGTTCGGTGCCGCCTTCTTCCTGATCACCGGCTTTCATGGCACCCATGTCAGCATCGGGGTGCTCTTCCTGATCATCATGGCGGTGAAGGTGATGCGCGGCTCCCTGGCGGCGGGCCGCCCCGGCTTCCTGACCCGCCGCCGGGGACGTTACGAGATGGTCGAGACGCTGGGCCTGTACTGGCATTTCGTCGACCTGGTTTGGGTGTTCATCTTCGCGTTCTTCTACCTCTGGTAG
- a CDS encoding cytochrome C oxidase subunit IV family protein: MAHGETQQHPIGIYLWVWFLLFVLSVGSYLVDVIGLEGYLRWTLIILFMLLKAGLILAVFMHMVWERLAIICVVLVPPGVLLFLTLLMAIEGNHVLLSRLAYLGP; encoded by the coding sequence ATGGCGCATGGCGAGACACAGCAACATCCCATCGGGATCTATCTCTGGGTCTGGTTCCTGCTGTTCGTGCTCAGCGTGGGCTCCTATCTGGTGGACGTCATCGGCCTGGAGGGGTACCTGCGCTGGACCCTGATCATCCTGTTCATGCTGTTGAAGGCCGGTCTGATCCTCGCGGTCTTCATGCACATGGTATGGGAGCGTCTGGCGATCATCTGCGTCGTGCTGGTGCCGCCAGGCGTGCTGTTGTTCCTGACATTGCTGATGGCCATCGAGGGCAACCACGTCCTGCTGAGTCGGCTGGCATATCTCGGCCCGTGA
- a CDS encoding sulfite exporter TauE/SafE family protein has protein sequence MLPDYTWIAWTLILLSTYLTGVSKGGFAGGFGSLSVPIMALAIGPIEAAGLLLPLLLVMDAFTVKAWWGRQDGAELRRMTPGLALGVVIGTLLIGRLDENGVRLLLGVVSLLFAFYMVMRPAAGRPIAPFWALPAGVGCGFTSFLAHAGAPPANLYLIPRRLPKETFIATSAILFATVNLMKLGPYIWLGEINLTSLWASALLVPVAWLGVRSGLWLQHRVSEVLFYRLVILAMAIVGVQLMLKALV, from the coding sequence ATGTTGCCCGACTACACCTGGATCGCCTGGACGCTGATCCTGCTCTCCACCTATCTGACCGGCGTCTCCAAGGGTGGCTTCGCCGGAGGCTTCGGAAGCCTCTCCGTGCCGATCATGGCGCTGGCGATCGGTCCCATCGAGGCCGCCGGCCTGCTCCTGCCCCTGCTGCTGGTCATGGACGCCTTCACGGTCAAGGCGTGGTGGGGGCGACAGGACGGGGCCGAACTCCGGCGGATGACGCCGGGCCTGGCGCTCGGCGTCGTGATCGGCACCCTGCTGATCGGCCGCCTGGACGAGAATGGCGTGCGCCTGCTGCTCGGCGTGGTCTCCCTGCTGTTTGCCTTCTACATGGTGATGCGGCCGGCCGCCGGCCGGCCCATCGCGCCGTTCTGGGCCCTGCCGGCGGGGGTCGGCTGCGGCTTCACCAGCTTCCTGGCCCATGCCGGGGCACCGCCGGCCAACCTCTACCTGATTCCCCGCCGCTTGCCCAAGGAAACCTTCATCGCCACCAGCGCGATCCTGTTCGCGACGGTCAACCTGATGAAGCTGGGGCCCTATATCTGGCTCGGCGAGATCAACCTGACCAGCCTATGGGCCTCCGCACTGCTGGTGCCGGTGGCCTGGCTGGGGGTGAGAAGCGGGCTGTGGCTGCAGCATCGCGTCAGCGAGGTGCTGTTCTATCGGCTGGTGATCCTGGCCATGGCCATCGTCGGCGTGCAGTTGATGCTCAAGGCGCTGGTCTGA
- a CDS encoding DUF1654 domain-containing protein, producing MMAQDTPTTYEQLGRRVQQQLEAATHRQQYQITLSPQPGDEPADWERLLEESETHGNVDLTRLDNGEVLITWNPAEAV from the coding sequence ATGATGGCGCAGGACACCCCTACCACCTATGAGCAACTCGGCCGGCGCGTGCAGCAGCAGCTGGAGGCGGCGACCCATCGGCAACAGTACCAGATCACCCTCTCCCCACAGCCGGGTGACGAGCCGGCAGACTGGGAGCGTCTGCTCGAGGAGAGCGAGACTCACGGTAATGTCGACCTCACCAGACTCGATAACGGCGAGGTGCTGATCACCTGGAATCCCGCCGAGGCGGTGTGA
- a CDS encoding CidA/LrgA family protein, with product MPLIMGMSMLLACQMLGELVARGLGLAIPGPVIGMVILLVALMAFGKVPASLRVTGEGLLRYLTLLFVPAGVGLMVHGALIGADFWPIVVTLLGATAVTLAVTGWVLTRLTRLQGRRARRSS from the coding sequence ATGCCATTGATCATGGGGATGAGCATGCTGCTGGCATGCCAGATGCTTGGGGAACTGGTGGCCAGGGGGCTGGGGCTGGCGATACCGGGGCCGGTGATCGGCATGGTGATACTGTTGGTGGCCCTGATGGCGTTCGGCAAGGTGCCGGCGAGCCTGAGAGTCACGGGCGAGGGGCTGCTCCGCTATCTGACGCTGCTGTTCGTGCCGGCGGGAGTGGGGCTGATGGTCCATGGTGCCCTGATCGGCGCCGATTTCTGGCCGATCGTGGTGACCCTGCTCGGGGCCACCGCCGTGACCCTCGCGGTGACCGGCTGGGTGCTGACGCGGCTGACACGGCTCCAGGGTCGCCGTGCCCGGAGGTCGTCATGA
- a CDS encoding LrgB family protein → MKVAALDQLWVYLSGNPLLSLLITLLAFLLAVRINRALGGTPLLHPVTLAIAMLIGFLLLVDMDYATYFEGAQFIHFLLGPATVALAIPLYDHRERVQRLLLPLLVACLTGIVTAVASTLGLAMLFGARHETLMSLAPRSVTSPIAMGIAEQIGGIPSLAAGLVLLTGSIGCILGPAIFRLLRVTDPAVQGFTMGLAAHGFGTAHSFARLGAVAGAFSGLSMGLTGLLTAFLLPVITRVLGLN, encoded by the coding sequence ATGAAGGTCGCGGCCCTGGATCAGCTGTGGGTCTACCTGTCGGGCAACCCGCTGCTGTCGCTGCTGATCACCCTGCTGGCGTTCCTGCTGGCGGTGAGGATCAACCGGGCCCTCGGCGGCACGCCGCTGCTGCATCCGGTGACGCTGGCCATCGCCATGCTGATCGGCTTCCTGCTGCTGGTGGACATGGACTACGCCACCTATTTCGAGGGGGCCCAGTTCATCCACTTCCTGCTCGGCCCGGCCACGGTCGCGCTGGCCATCCCGCTCTACGATCACCGCGAGCGCGTGCAGCGCCTGTTGCTGCCGTTGCTGGTGGCCTGCCTCACCGGCATCGTCACCGCCGTGGCCAGCACCCTGGGGCTGGCCATGCTGTTCGGGGCGCGCCACGAGACCCTGATGTCGCTGGCGCCGCGCTCGGTGACCTCGCCCATCGCCATGGGCATCGCCGAGCAGATCGGCGGCATCCCCTCGCTGGCGGCAGGACTGGTACTGCTGACCGGCTCCATCGGCTGCATCCTCGGTCCCGCCATCTTCCGCCTGTTGAGGGTCACGGACCCGGCGGTACAGGGCTTCACCATGGGGCTGGCCGCCCACGGCTTCGGCACCGCGCATTCCTTTGCGCGGCTCGGCGCCGTCGCGGGGGCGTTCTCGGGGCTCTCCATGGGGCTGACGGGGCTGCTGACGGCCTTCCTGCTGCCGGTGATCACGCGCGTGCTGGGGCTCAACTAG
- a CDS encoding DUF2970 domain-containing protein, which translates to MWNVIKSVLAAFFGVQKEERRREDFAKGRPGPFIVVGVVMGIVLVVLIALVASLAAK; encoded by the coding sequence ATGTGGAACGTGATCAAGTCGGTGCTGGCCGCCTTCTTCGGGGTCCAGAAGGAGGAACGTCGGCGCGAGGACTTCGCGAAGGGCCGGCCCGGCCCTTTCATCGTCGTCGGCGTGGTGATGGGCATCGTCCTGGTCGTGCTGATCGCGCTGGTAGCCTCGCTGGCCGCGAAATGA
- the coxB gene encoding cytochrome c oxidase subunit II, with translation MRKRLVLMAAGTAFTGLSQGVLANGWNMPVGVTDVSREIHSLHMIIFWICVVIGIVVFGAMFYSLYRYRRSQGAKATQFHEHTTVEIIWTVIPLLILVGMAVPATATLKTMYDASEADLDVMVTGQQWRWRYEYMGEEVSFTSNLATPRAQIEGSDAKDDTYLLEVDEPLVLPTGRKVRLLLTSDDVIHSWWVPDLAVKQDAVPGFVNENWVRINEPGIYRGQCAELCGRDHGFMPVVVKAVEPDQFDTWLAQRKEAAAQEAMGVDREWSREELMERGEQVYGTICASCHQPDGSGNPPTFPALAGNQALLDDREWHIDTVVNGVSGSAMPAFRSTLNPVEIAAVITYERNAWGNETGDVIQPSAIAEQLSD, from the coding sequence ATGCGCAAGCGGCTCGTGTTGATGGCGGCGGGAACCGCCTTCACGGGACTGTCCCAGGGCGTGCTGGCCAACGGCTGGAACATGCCGGTCGGGGTGACCGACGTCAGTCGCGAGATCCACTCCCTGCACATGATCATCTTCTGGATCTGCGTGGTCATCGGGATCGTCGTCTTCGGGGCGATGTTCTATTCGCTGTACCGCTACCGTCGCTCCCAGGGGGCCAAGGCCACCCAGTTTCACGAGCACACCACCGTCGAGATCATCTGGACCGTCATTCCCCTGCTGATCCTCGTCGGCATGGCCGTCCCGGCCACCGCCACCCTGAAGACCATGTACGACGCCTCCGAGGCGGACCTCGACGTCATGGTCACCGGCCAGCAGTGGCGCTGGCGCTACGAGTACATGGGGGAGGAGGTGTCCTTCACCTCGAACCTGGCCACGCCCCGCGCGCAGATCGAGGGCAGCGACGCCAAGGACGACACCTACCTGCTGGAGGTCGACGAGCCCCTGGTCCTGCCGACGGGGCGCAAGGTGCGCCTGCTGCTCACCTCCGACGACGTCATTCATTCCTGGTGGGTGCCCGACCTGGCGGTCAAGCAGGATGCCGTGCCCGGCTTCGTCAACGAGAACTGGGTGCGCATCAACGAGCCCGGCATCTATCGCGGCCAGTGTGCCGAACTGTGTGGTCGCGACCATGGCTTCATGCCGGTGGTGGTCAAGGCGGTGGAGCCCGACCAGTTCGACACCTGGCTCGCCCAGCGCAAGGAAGCGGCGGCGCAGGAGGCCATGGGCGTGGATCGCGAATGGTCCCGGGAGGAGCTGATGGAGCGGGGCGAGCAGGTCTACGGCACCATCTGCGCGTCCTGTCACCAGCCCGACGGTTCCGGCAACCCGCCGACCTTCCCGGCCCTGGCCGGCAACCAGGCGCTGTTGGACGACCGGGAATGGCATATCGATACCGTCGTCAACGGCGTCTCGGGCTCCGCCATGCCGGCCTTCCGCAGTACCCTCAATCCGGTGGAGATCGCCGCCGTGATTACCTATGAGCGCAATGCCTGGGGCAACGAGACCGGCGATGTCATTCAGCCCTCGGCCATTGCCGAGCAGCTTTCCGACTAG
- the ctaD gene encoding cytochrome c oxidase subunit I — MASHLPPKPIAQYEETAGGGLAAGAQHAPRGLMRWLLTTNHKEIGTLYLIFSLTMFFIGGIFAMVVRAELFQPGLQLVQPEFFNQMTTMHGLIMVFGAVMPAFVGLANWMVPLQIGAPDMALPRLNNFSFWLLPVAFLMLLSTLVMPGGAPDFGWTFYAPLSTTYAPPSTTFFIFSLHLAGISSILGAINIIATILNLRAPGMRMMDMPLFVWTWLITAFLLIAVMPVLAGVITMMLLDINFGTSFFNAAGGGDPVLFQHLFWFFGHPEVYIMILPAFGIVSVIIPTFARKRLFGYASMVYATASIAILSFLVWAHHMFVVGLPLVAELFFMYTTMLIAVPTGVKVFNWIATLFGGSISFEPPMLFSLAFVVLFTIGGFSGLMLAISPADFQYHDTYFVVAHFHYVLVPGAVFAIMAGVYYWLPKWTGHYPHLRLSQWHFWLSVIGVNLTFFPMHFAGLAGMPRRIPDYALQFADFNMVTSLGAFLFGASQLLFVWVVIKCVRGGEKAPARAWEGAEDLEWSVPSPAPLHTFETPPDFQPQQH, encoded by the coding sequence ATGGCGTCGCACCTGCCTCCCAAGCCCATCGCGCAGTATGAAGAGACCGCGGGCGGCGGCCTGGCCGCCGGGGCGCAGCATGCCCCGCGTGGCCTGATGCGCTGGCTCCTGACCACCAACCACAAGGAGATCGGGACCCTCTACCTGATCTTCTCCCTGACCATGTTCTTCATCGGCGGCATCTTCGCCATGGTCGTTCGGGCGGAACTCTTCCAGCCGGGGCTGCAGCTGGTACAGCCGGAGTTCTTCAACCAGATGACCACCATGCATGGCCTGATCATGGTGTTCGGGGCGGTGATGCCGGCCTTCGTGGGGCTGGCCAACTGGATGGTTCCCCTGCAGATCGGCGCGCCCGACATGGCCCTGCCGCGGCTCAACAACTTCAGCTTCTGGCTGCTGCCCGTGGCCTTCTTGATGCTGCTGTCGACCCTGGTGATGCCCGGTGGGGCGCCCGACTTCGGCTGGACCTTCTATGCGCCGCTGTCCACCACCTACGCGCCGCCGTCCACGACCTTCTTCATCTTCTCGCTGCACCTGGCCGGGATCAGCTCGATCCTGGGGGCCATCAACATCATCGCCACCATCCTCAACCTGCGGGCCCCGGGGATGCGCATGATGGACATGCCGCTGTTCGTGTGGACCTGGCTGATCACCGCCTTCCTGTTGATCGCGGTGATGCCGGTGTTGGCCGGCGTGATCACCATGATGCTGCTGGATATCAACTTCGGCACCAGCTTCTTCAATGCGGCGGGGGGCGGTGACCCGGTGCTCTTCCAGCACCTGTTCTGGTTCTTCGGCCATCCCGAGGTCTACATCATGATCCTGCCGGCCTTCGGCATCGTCTCGGTGATCATCCCGACCTTCGCCCGCAAGCGGCTGTTCGGCTATGCCTCCATGGTCTACGCCACGGCCTCCATCGCCATCCTGTCGTTCCTGGTCTGGGCCCACCACATGTTCGTCGTGGGCCTGCCATTGGTGGCGGAGCTATTCTTCATGTACACCACCATGCTGATCGCGGTGCCCACCGGGGTGAAGGTCTTCAACTGGATCGCCACCCTGTTTGGCGGCTCGATCAGCTTCGAGCCGCCGATGCTGTTCTCCCTGGCCTTCGTCGTGCTGTTCACCATCGGCGGCTTCTCCGGGCTGATGCTGGCCATCTCGCCGGCCGACTTCCAGTACCACGATACCTACTTCGTGGTGGCGCACTTCCACTATGTGCTGGTGCCCGGGGCGGTGTTCGCCATCATGGCCGGGGTCTACTACTGGCTGCCCAAGTGGACCGGCCACTATCCGCACCTGCGCCTGTCCCAGTGGCACTTCTGGCTGTCGGTGATCGGCGTGAACCTGACCTTCTTTCCCATGCACTTCGCCGGGCTCGCGGGCATGCCGCGGCGCATCCCCGACTACGCGCTGCAGTTCGCCGACTTCAACATGGTGACCAGCCTCGGTGCCTTCCTGTTCGGCGCCTCGCAGCTGCTGTTCGTGTGGGTGGTGATCAAGTGCGTGCGCGGCGGCGAGAAGGCGCCGGCTCGGGCCTGGGAGGGGGCCGAGGACCTGGAGTGGAGCGTGCCGAGTCCGGCCCCGCTGCACACCTTCGAGACGCCTCCCGACTTCCAACCGCAGCAGCACTGA
- a CDS encoding cytochrome c oxidase assembly protein, whose product MAANGEHQARQAGVRRTVARTLVVLAGMFVFAFALVPLYDVFCQVTGLNGKTSGRAQALVHADVDTSRTITVQFLTRGSSGLPWELETDTRQVRVHPGESREVFFRFRNRGEEASRARAVPSVSPSEASLHLRKITCFCFQEQRLAGGERLEAPLVFQLTPDLPDDIKTVTLVYTLYPVEQALARRYLGFISEGDRA is encoded by the coding sequence ATGGCGGCGAACGGCGAGCACCAGGCGAGACAGGCGGGGGTCCGGCGCACCGTGGCGCGGACGCTGGTGGTGCTGGCCGGCATGTTCGTCTTCGCCTTCGCGCTGGTGCCCCTCTACGACGTCTTCTGCCAGGTGACGGGACTCAACGGCAAGACCAGCGGCCGCGCCCAGGCCCTCGTGCATGCCGATGTCGACACGTCGCGCACCATCACCGTGCAGTTCCTCACCCGGGGCAGCTCCGGCTTGCCCTGGGAGCTGGAGACCGATACGCGCCAGGTGCGCGTGCACCCCGGCGAGAGCCGCGAGGTCTTCTTCCGGTTTCGCAACCGGGGCGAGGAGGCGAGCCGGGCGCGGGCGGTGCCCAGCGTGTCGCCCTCCGAGGCCTCCCTGCACCTGCGCAAGATCACCTGTTTCTGCTTCCAGGAGCAGCGGCTCGCCGGCGGGGAGCGGCTCGAGGCGCCGCTGGTCTTCCAGCTGACGCCCGACCTCCCCGACGACATCAAGACCGTGACCCTGGTCTACACCCTCTATCCCGTGGAGCAGGCGCTGGCACGGCGCTACCTGGGGTTCATCAGTGAAGGAGACCGAGCATGA